One genomic window of Pecten maximus chromosome 3, xPecMax1.1, whole genome shotgun sequence includes the following:
- the LOC117322762 gene encoding D-beta-hydroxybutyrate dehydrogenase, mitochondrial-like codes for MTVDKLCLGIGHLLAKRLHDLGYTVYAGVLSKESPGAKVLQARQSDRLHVIKLDVTKDDDVQKALEYVNATGQGLWAIVNNAAINSPGEVELATVDQYRKCAEVNLYGMIRVIKTFLPMIRKSKGRIVNVSSVKGRYSWPCNSVYIVTKHGVETMSDSLRLEMKKFGVNVSVIEPGQFTEATSINGPEQMKRYKKEIDCMWEQASEDVRETYGRPYFDAIYQELEIINDRRLSADPVINAIEDSLINVSPKARYVIGGSFSVVDELAVLAKVYNFLPEFISDWIIEKMTGCGSLKR; via the exons ATGACGGTTGATAAACTTTGTTTAGGAATTGGTCACTTACTTGCAAAGCGACTACACGACTtggggtatacagtatatgCCGGAGTCCTCAGTAAGGAGAGTCCGGGGGCCAAAGTGTTACAGGCACGTCAGTCGGACCGGCTTCATGTGATCAAGCTGGATGTCACTAAAGACGATGACGTCCAAAAGGCTCTGGAGTACGTTAATGCGACAGGACAAG GATTATGGGCCATTGTGAACAATGCTGCAATAAATTCCCCAGGTGAAGTCGAATTAGCGACTGTGGATCAATACAGGAAATGTGCTGAGGTCAATCTGTATGGCATGATCCGAGTTATCAAGACGTTCCTTCCCATGATCCGGAAGTCAAAAG GGAGGATTGTGAACGTGTCAAGTGTAAAGGGTCGATATTCATGGCCTTGTAATTCGGtgtacattgtaacaaaacaCGGGGTGGAGACAATGAGTGACTCTCTCAGACTTGAAATGAAGAAGTTTGGGGTCAACGTCTCGGTTATAGAACCCGGACAGTTTACAGAAGCCACATCAATCAATGGCCCGGAACAG ATGAAACGATATAAGAAGGAGATAGACTGCATGTGGGAACAGGCATCTGAGGATGTCAGAGAGACCTATGGACGTCCATACTTTGATGCTATCTACCAGGAATTGGAGATAATTAATGATCGAAGGTTGTCAGCAGATCCAGTCATTAACGCTATAGAGGACTCCCTCATTAACGTATCACCAAAGGCCCGCTATGTGATTGGGGGATCCTTCTCTGTCGTGGACGAGCTGGCG GTTCTTGCTAAAGTCTATAACTTTCTTCCCGAATTCATATCGGATTGGATCATTGAGAAGATGACTGGATGTGGGTCATTAAAAAGATGA